The following coding sequences lie in one Corynebacterium anserum genomic window:
- a CDS encoding low molecular weight phosphatase family protein: MITSIMAVCTANQCRSPYIELQLRHALAALSPSVAHAVTICSAGTQATNGTSIHPSTARTLLEQLPSTTPDHTLFAFSNQPSSNLDQATSAPGLPDFTDDHIISTNRTLSGFRSTFLTPRLARQQDLILCATDAHRQQVVRRSPAMTHKTVVLGRLAESLRLLQGNAQIDSLATIEDTARTTTRGQPQNAVQSTPQGTASQGTSPTTYPVAHIPDLSTLLHTLPSLPGDPASFDCPDPIGRSEDFFDATAARLNRDIEPIARWIVALHTKQIHSNDTAAARE; the protein is encoded by the coding sequence ATGATCACATCGATTATGGCGGTCTGCACGGCGAACCAGTGCCGCTCCCCGTATATCGAACTTCAGCTGCGTCACGCGCTTGCCGCTCTCTCCCCCTCTGTGGCACACGCCGTCACCATTTGCAGTGCAGGTACCCAAGCCACCAACGGGACTTCCATCCATCCATCGACTGCACGCACCCTTCTAGAACAGCTCCCATCTACGACCCCAGATCACACCCTTTTCGCCTTTTCCAACCAGCCTTCTTCCAATCTCGATCAGGCCACTTCTGCTCCGGGGCTGCCTGACTTTACTGACGATCACATTATTTCTACTAACCGAACCTTAAGCGGCTTCCGCTCAACCTTCCTCACCCCGAGACTTGCCCGCCAACAGGACCTCATTCTCTGTGCTACAGATGCCCATCGCCAGCAAGTAGTGCGTCGCAGCCCCGCGATGACACACAAAACCGTTGTCCTCGGCCGTTTGGCAGAATCTCTTCGCCTCCTGCAGGGCAATGCCCAGATCGATTCTCTGGCGACTATTGAGGACACCGCTCGGACCACCACTCGGGGCCAGCCGCAAAATGCCGTTCAGAGCACTCCACAGGGCACCGCGTCCCAGGGCACCTCTCCTACCACGTATCCTGTCGCGCACATCCCGGATCTTTCCACCCTCCTCCACACATTGCCCTCACTTCCCGGCGATCCCGCCTCTTTCGATTGCCCTGATCCCATCGGGCGCTCCGAGGATTTTTTCGACGCCACCGCTGCACGACTCAACCGCGACATAGAACCCATTGCCCGATGGATCGTGGCTTTGCACACCAAACAGATCCACAGTAACGACACTGCGGCTGCGCGTGAATAA
- a CDS encoding MarR family transcriptional regulator — MDPTMQHAHSAIADFRLPTSPIACIYHQIRTAPGIDRSHLSQTLGLSQPTVTRHVSALIEANLVAQSSAPGRAWGGFASGRAREVAHNEEPNGRKKNGRIPTLLHATATHILAIGVHVGGTFNRVHCRRWCWANGTSHPYRP, encoded by the coding sequence ATGGACCCAACAATGCAGCACGCTCATAGCGCTATCGCAGACTTCCGCTTGCCTACCAGCCCTATTGCATGCATTTACCACCAGATAAGAACCGCGCCGGGAATCGACCGATCCCATCTATCCCAGACATTGGGACTTTCCCAACCAACTGTCACGCGTCACGTTTCCGCTCTCATTGAGGCCAATCTAGTCGCACAGAGTTCTGCACCAGGGCGAGCATGGGGCGGTTTTGCATCAGGGCGCGCGCGGGAAGTCGCGCACAATGAGGAGCCGAACGGACGGAAGAAAAATGGCAGAATTCCCACCCTGTTGCATGCCACCGCTACACACATCCTCGCTATTGGAGTGCATGTGGGGGGTACGTTCAACCGCGTTCATTGCCGTCGATGGTGCTGGGCGAACGGCACGTCGCACCCGTATCGCCCTTGA
- a CDS encoding ABC transporter ATP-binding protein, whose protein sequence is MATTTTLKVNNVGQTFTTNTGQRVEALRNVTLDIPPGQIMTLVGPSGCGKSTLLKIIAGFFPPSHGTVSVLDSPAASPRRTGSNADLGSGSQFHREPKATMSLTEHIITEPGPDRGVVFQQPTLFPWLSVHDNVQLASEFVKDTELHDAQRNKATQLLDLVGLSNAAERYPHELSGGMQQRAQIARVLASIPKTVLMDEPSATSIRSLGNSYKLNCFVYGTRISQQLSSSPIPLKKPSSSATG, encoded by the coding sequence ATGGCAACCACCACAACCTTAAAAGTCAACAACGTAGGACAAACCTTCACCACGAATACTGGACAGCGCGTCGAAGCCCTTCGCAACGTCACCCTAGACATCCCTCCGGGACAAATCATGACGCTCGTCGGGCCGTCAGGCTGCGGAAAATCCACCCTTTTGAAGATCATCGCCGGCTTCTTCCCACCGTCTCACGGAACTGTATCCGTCCTGGACTCTCCCGCGGCCTCTCCGCGACGCACCGGCTCAAATGCCGATCTTGGTTCCGGTTCACAATTCCATCGTGAACCGAAGGCCACCATGTCCCTCACCGAGCACATCATCACGGAACCGGGACCCGATAGAGGAGTCGTGTTCCAACAGCCGACCCTCTTTCCGTGGCTCAGTGTCCACGACAATGTGCAGTTGGCGTCGGAATTCGTTAAGGATACGGAGTTGCACGACGCCCAACGGAACAAGGCCACACAACTTCTCGACCTCGTCGGCCTCAGCAATGCAGCCGAACGTTATCCCCATGAACTCTCCGGCGGCATGCAACAACGGGCACAAATCGCCAGAGTCCTAGCGAGCATACCCAAAACGGTACTGATGGACGAGCCTTCAGCGACCTCGATCCGTTCACTCGGGAACAGCTACAAGCTGAACTGCTTCGTATATGGCACCAGGATCAGCCAACAATTATCTTCGTCACCCATTCCGTTGAAGAAGCCATCCTCCTCGGCCACAGGG
- a CDS encoding ROK family protein, protein MFSAHVNDEGEVTSPIYGWDRVPAAAKLTEVFPHIPLTVSTGVSAMAGHELATHVLSAARGTGPDRDFRSTLYFHARDVISHAWIIGGRVHHPYVGGDSLAFRMIAESGSLPSFPDAIPVSNTALVRAAAQRGLGECKDFEELVSRARRDEATRALLDERADLLAKAGWSRHCL, encoded by the coding sequence GTGTTTTCCGCCCATGTCAACGATGAGGGCGAGGTGACATCACCGATTTACGGGTGGGATCGAGTTCCTGCTGCAGCTAAGCTCACGGAGGTCTTTCCACATATCCCCCTCACCGTGTCTACCGGTGTGAGTGCGATGGCTGGCCATGAGCTGGCCACGCATGTGCTCTCCGCTGCGAGGGGCACCGGGCCGGATCGGGATTTTCGTTCCACGCTCTACTTCCACGCCCGTGATGTCATCTCCCATGCGTGGATTATCGGTGGACGGGTTCACCACCCCTACGTTGGCGGAGACTCCCTTGCCTTTCGCATGATTGCCGAGTCAGGTTCGTTGCCCTCTTTTCCCGACGCCATCCCTGTCTCCAATACGGCTCTTGTTCGAGCTGCGGCACAACGCGGCTTGGGGGAGTGTAAGGATTTTGAGGAACTTGTGAGTCGAGCGCGCAGGGATGAAGCTACCCGTGCCTTGCTTGATGAGCGAGCAGACTTGCTAGCAAAAGCCGGCTGGTCCCGGCATTGTCTTTGA